Proteins encoded in a region of the Pelmatolapia mariae isolate MD_Pm_ZW linkage group LG16_19, Pm_UMD_F_2, whole genome shotgun sequence genome:
- the LOC134645791 gene encoding trace amine-associated receptor 13c-like yields the protein MEMFEETELCFPQLLNFSCRKPMRPHSVYILIYITLSSISLLTVTLNLLVIISISHFKKLHTPTNLLLLSLAVSDCLVGLLMLFQIMIIDGCWFLGEFMCSMYFLLDYIITSASVGTMVLISIDRYVAICYPLHYSTKVTPKRTKACVYLCWICSSVFQCFVLKDNLVQPGRYNSCYGECVVVVGHAFGVADLLLSFIGPVIVIVVLYINVFVVAMTQARALRSHIAALTHEGSVSTNVKKSEMKALRTISVVIIVFLICLCPYYCVTLSGQDAMLSASSVAFVMCLFYLNSCLNPLIYALFYPWFRKSVKQIVTLKILKSGSCDTNIM from the exons ATGGAAATGTTTGAAGAAACTGAACTCTGCTTTCCACAGCTTCTTAACTTCTCCTGCAGGAAGCCCATGCGACCTCACTCAGTATATATACTCATTTATATTACATTGTCCTCCATCTCTTTACTGACTGTGACTCTTAATCTGCTGGTCATCATCTCCATCTCACATTTCAA GAAGCTGCACACTCCCACcaatctcctcctcctctctctggctGTCTCTGATTGCCTGGTGGGTCTCCTGATGTTATTTCAAATTATGATTATAGATGGTTGCTGGTTTCTTGGTGAATTCATGTGTAGTATGTATTTTCTCTTGGACTACATTATTACCTCTGCCTCAGTAGGAACCATGGTTCTCATATCAATTGACCGTTATGTGGCTATTTGTTACCCTCTCCATTACTCTACCAAAGTCAccccaaaaagaacaaaagcatGTGTTTATCTGTGTTGGATTTGTTCTTCAGTCTTCCAGTGTTTTGTGCTAAAAGACAACCTGGTGCAACCTGGCAGGTATAATTCCTGCTATGGGGAgtgtgtggttgttgttggcCATGCTTTTGGAGTTGCAGATCTATTGTTGTCCTTTATTGGTCCTGTCATTGTGATTGTAGTTCTTTATATAAACGTATTTGTTGTGGCTATGACTCAAGCTCGTGCCCTGCGGTCACATATTGCAGCTCTGACACACGAGGGGTCAGTAAGTACAAATGTTAAGAaatctgaaatgaaagcattaaGGACCATCAGTGTTGTTATCATTGTGTTTCTAATATGTCTCTGCCCATATTACTGTGTCACACTCTCAGGTCAAGATGCCATGCTCAGTGCTTCATCTGTTGCATTTGTAATGTGTTTGTTCTATTTAAACTCCTGTCTAAACCCTCTAATTTATGCTTTATTTTACCCCTGGTTCAGAAAATCTGTTAAACAAATTGTTACACTTAAAATATTGAAGTCTGGCTCCTGTGACACCAATATCATGTAA